Proteins co-encoded in one Prevotella sp. E13-27 genomic window:
- a CDS encoding L-rhamnose mutarotase: protein MEGYIQTLSEGKIKRYVQMLDINEDPELIAQYKKWHSEEYSWPEIRQGIREVGILEMELYIRGNHLVMIVDASADFDWQTAMDRLATLPRQAEWEAFVAKFQGCSAEARSDEKWQPMERMFRLYK, encoded by the coding sequence ATGGAAGGATATATACAGACATTATCTGAAGGAAAGATTAAGCGCTACGTGCAGATGCTTGACATAAACGAGGATCCAGAGCTGATAGCGCAGTATAAGAAATGGCACTCAGAGGAATATTCATGGCCAGAGATACGCCAGGGAATAAGAGAAGTTGGAATTCTGGAGATGGAGCTCTACATCCGCGGTAACCACCTGGTGATGATTGTCGATGCGTCCGCCGACTTCGACTGGCAGACAGCCATGGACCGCTTGGCCACCCTACCCCGACAGGCTGAGTGGGAAGCCTTTGTTGCGAAGTTTCAAGGTTGCAGTGCTGAAGCACGCAGCGACGAGAAATGGCAGCCGATGGAAAGGATGTTCAGACTTTATAAGTGA
- a CDS encoding aldo/keto reductase: protein MRYTELGKTGMKLSHISFGASSLGSVFRETNEKESFEAVETAIEGGINFIDVSPYYGHYKAETVLGKALRSIPRDKYYLSTKVGRYGKDGVNTWDYSAKRVTDSVYESMERLGVDYIDLINVHDIEFQASLPGGLQKVADETLPALTELKSKGIVGHVGITDLQLENLKWVIEHVEKGTVESILNFCHYTLNDDALTDYLDFFEQHNIGIINASPLSMGLLSQRGVPDWHPAPKALVDVCRKAADYCNEKGIAIERLAVQYSVSDPRITTTLFSSANPANVRRNIEWANEEPDWQLVKEVKDIIGNQQRVTWANS, encoded by the coding sequence ATGAGATATACAGAATTAGGAAAAACGGGCATGAAGCTGTCACATATCAGCTTCGGTGCGTCCTCACTGGGCAGCGTGTTCCGTGAGACCAATGAGAAAGAAAGCTTCGAGGCTGTTGAGACAGCCATCGAGGGAGGTATCAACTTCATTGACGTGAGTCCCTACTACGGCCACTACAAGGCCGAGACCGTATTAGGCAAGGCGTTGCGTAGCATCCCACGCGACAAGTATTACCTTAGTACCAAGGTGGGACGCTATGGCAAGGACGGTGTGAACACGTGGGACTACTCCGCCAAGCGCGTCACTGACAGCGTATATGAGAGCATGGAGCGTCTGGGCGTGGACTACATAGACCTGATCAACGTACACGACATTGAGTTTCAGGCCTCACTGCCTGGCGGACTGCAGAAGGTAGCCGACGAGACGCTGCCTGCACTCACGGAGCTGAAGAGCAAAGGAATAGTAGGCCATGTGGGCATCACAGACCTACAGCTCGAGAACCTGAAGTGGGTCATAGAGCATGTGGAGAAAGGAACTGTGGAGAGCATACTGAACTTCTGCCACTACACCCTTAACGATGACGCGCTGACCGACTATCTCGACTTCTTCGAGCAGCACAATATAGGTATCATCAATGCCTCACCACTCTCTATGGGACTGCTCTCACAGCGCGGTGTGCCCGACTGGCATCCGGCTCCAAAGGCTCTCGTTGATGTATGCCGCAAGGCTGCCGACTACTGCAATGAAAAGGGTATCGCCATTGAGCGCTTGGCAGTGCAGTACAGCGTGAGCGACCCTCGCATCACCACCACACTATTCTCTTCTGCAAACCCTGCCAATGTGCGTCGTAACATAGAGTGGGCCAATGAAGAGCCCGACTGGCAACTGGTAAAGGAAGTGAAAGACATCATAGGTAACCAACAACGTGTGACATGGGCCAACTCATAA